One Oryza glaberrima chromosome 10, OglaRS2, whole genome shotgun sequence DNA segment encodes these proteins:
- the LOC127752639 gene encoding uncharacterized protein LOC127752639: protein MADCDDEQILLDTIAEGSSQYSVDDEGNEDPNQYLNEEGNDEGNQEANQEGTEEGTNSQPSARQKRPCGKRGPAKKLEGRHIVTEIARDGEPVAPAGIGRKFVNHCGWVVRDNVPISIVYWRRTRSRGDEDSFLPDTEKDMLWTTMLETFTIPEADRPRCKEWTLKKMAELLQSYKSDLYKRYILKGLTPDFNMHNKLRNHWDAFVAYKTGAQGQAQIEKNKANAAKKKYHHRLGSGGYGKAIPRWDKLEADLIARGDGSLIFGDEIRDAARRLADAIEASTQGTFRPDREKDELTLALQNPEHPGRTRGKGVLPWKDRFKEDIHTYRSRMRSKRDTEAKIVNLEYRVSTYEARMPIPHGYAKVEIELVERTYEDLELDIPGGDGEKKLGDSPRHHTLAPKKKARSDEPRLPALKKRAYDLTPEELDEAVRAEVREQLKPRSLEKKIPIAPEVRDHFIKMAEPGKPVEVSDYDRTLRKALKAKPSAVKCGKEVPQLGQQPRQEVEPLVVEPAQLEICNFLKDTGLSMEQLLEDTPIEIAPVMYTFKLSEPLVTPDKIRELPTQMYRFHQWYMEKSAMGREMFGARVRNSDYYQGEDVIWIRYKEVFDLYHLKALDVSILSAWTLMEIQLCRQHNKFNTGFMDPRKVNMLMIQQYEKQTEDNIVHFLVQQHYKRFILLPYNTSFHWVLLPFDLEKSKVHVYDSMDKPEKTFAKIFEVIDRYAY from the exons ATGGCAGACTGCGATGATGAACAAATCCTGTTAGACACGATCGCAGAGGGCAGCAGTCAGTACTCGGTGGATGatgaggggaacgaggatcccaACCAATACCTGAACGAGGAGGGCAACGATGAGGGTAACCAGGAGGCTAACCAGGAGGGGACCGAGGAGGGGACTAATAGTCAACCGTCAGCCAGACAGAAGAGGCCATGCGGGAAAAGAGGtcccgcgaagaagcttgagggaaGGCACATCGTTACTGAGATTGCCCGAGACGGTGAACCAGTAGCCCCGGCGGGTATAGGACGAAAGTTTGTGAATCATTGTGGTTGGGTCGTGAGAGACAACGTCCCCATCAGCATAGTGTACTGGCGTCGAACTAGGTCACGCGGGGATGAAGATAGCTTTCTCCCTGACACAGAGAAGGACATGTTGTGGACCACCATGCTGGAGACATTCACGATCCCTGAGGCAGATCGTCCCAGATGCAAAGAATGGaccctgaagaaaatggcagaactaCTCCAGAGCTACAAATCAGATCTGTACAAGAGATACATCCTCAAGGGCTTGACACCTGATTTCAACATGCATAACAAGCTTAGGAATCACTGGGATGCGTTTGTGGCATACAAGACTGGAGCGCAAGGGCAAGCACAGATAGAAAAGAACAAAGCCAATGCAGCTAAGAAGAAATACCATCACCGGCTTGGGTCAGGCGGATATGGAAAGGCAATCCCCAGGTGGGACAAGTTGGAAGCTGACTTGATAGCAAGGG GTGATGGCTCCCTCATATTCGGCGATGAGATTCGAGATGCAGCACGCCGACTTGCGGATGCAATTGAAGCCTCTACACAGGGGACTTTCCggcccgacagagagaaggacgagctcaCCCTCGCACTACAGAATcctgagcatccaggacgaacgcGAGGAAAAGGCGTCCTTCCTTGGAAAGATAGATTCaaagaggacatccacacgtataggagtcggatgaggagcaagagggaTACAGAGGCTAAGATCGTcaatcttgagtacagggtgtCCACCTACGAGGCAAGGAT GCCCATTCCACATGGATATGCGAAGGTCGAGATAGAGCTGGTGGAACGAACCTACGAGGATCTCGAGCTTGACATccctggaggagacggggaGAAGAAACTTGGAGACAGCCCACGCCATCATACTCTGGC GCCGAAGAAGAAAGCCAGATCTGACGAGCCACGGCTCCCCGCTCTCAAGAAAAGGGCGTACGACTTGACTCCGGAGGAGCTCGATGAAGCCGTTAGAGCGGAAGTTAGGGAGCAGTTGAAGCCACGTAGTCTAGAAAAGAAGATCCCTATAGCCCCGGAGGTTCGGGATCACTTTATTAAGATGGCCGAACCGGGCAAACCGGTCGAAGTTTCTGACTATGATCGAACATTGAGGAAGGCTCTTAAAGCCAAGCCTTCAGCAGTAAAGTGCGGAAAGGAAGTCCCTCAGCTGGGGCAACAGCCACGACAAGAGGTTGAACCGTTAGTCGTAGAACCGGCACAACTAGAGATATGCAACTTCTTGAAAGATACGGGACTGAGTATGGAGCAGTTGCTAGAGGACACACCTATCGAAATAGCTCCGGTCATGTACACGTTTAAACTCAGTGAACCGCTAGTCACGCCTGATAAGATCAGAGAGCTACCTACACAGATGTACCGGTTCCATCAATGGTACATGGAAAAATCAGCGatgggtagagagatgttcggagctaGGGTGCGAAACTCAGATTATtaccaaggagaagatgttattTGGATCCGCTACAAAGAAGTCTTCGACTTATACCACCTGAaggccctcgacgtctctattctCAGTGCGTGGACTTT aatggagattcagtTGTGCCGTCAACACAACAAATTCAATACTGGATTCATGGACCCACGCAAAGTGAACATGCTGATGATACAACAATACGAGAAACAAACTGAGGACAATATCGTCCATTTCCTGGTGCAGCAGCATTATAAGAGGTTCATACTACTTCCCTACAACACATC ATTCCATTGGGTCCTTCTTCCTTTCGACCTTGAGAAATCCAAAGTTCATGTCTACGATTCAATGGATAAACCGGAGAAAACTTTCGCAAAGATTTTCGAAGTGATAGATAG ATATGCATACTAA
- the LOC127786018 gene encoding disease resistance protein RGA5-like isoform X1: MDAVVSVSHGALGPLLGKLSTLLADKYACLKGVRREIHSLRSELSNMQAALHKYASLEDPDIQVKAWITELRELAYDIEDCIDKFMHQLGANGEQHRTSNSIEDFFRKSIQRLKTLGPRHNIAGEIEELKARVISVRDQKNSYKLDDIFCSSSSNTNASVDPRLATLFAEENHLVGIDGPRDELVNWLDAESRLIKCRKVLSIVGFGGLGKTTLANEVYRRVKVYFDCHAFVSVSQKPDFKNIFKDIIYNMPTKDGFLKDIDTWNEKKFIEKLRELLVDKRYLVIIDDVWSISAWKAITVAFPENDCSSTIIVTTRVSDVGWSCCLNGIDRNYQMEPLSEVHSRRLFCKRIFSTNEDGCPDILQEVSTDILKKCGGLPLAIISISGLLANRPVIKEEWEKVKESIGFALDKNQNLEGMKIILSLSFNDLPNYLKTCLLYLSIFPEDCIIERNMVVWRWIAEGFISEDCGQKLEDVAESYFYELINKSLVQPVDIGFDGKARACRVHDIMLEFISSKATEENFVTLLGGQTRKTKSHHYVRRLSIQDTNNHLSTLLANKNLCHVRSLHCFGGNIIFLPQLSRFEVLRVLDFHGSQGLEQYLENIDKLFQLEYLSLCCSNISHIPTQIAKLQNLVTLDLRQTCIEEFPTEFCRLIKLQHLLGDRMLKLPDGIGNMRNLQVLSGINISSSSASAVAELGELTSLRDLKISLSDKLSKCKTKEEMLLASLCKLSSYKLQSLHIIDHSTDDFLERWFPIPCFLRLFHMITDYYLLQLPKWVKPSLTKMAYLSINLREIKEEDMETLGDLPALLSLEIWLEPDPKEQLTVQSTGFLFLKEFVLACSDHNGGPYLTFEKGAMPKLEKLEIPFHVLMAEPHDFYFGINNLQHLKEVEVFIYCVGAEDSDAEAAVAAIRSEANANPNHPRLAIKEAYVEEISNKECDDNKDAEDQQGGVTDN, translated from the exons ATGGATGCCGTGGTGAGTGTCTCACATGGGGCACTGGGGCCACTGCTGGGCAAGCTCAGTACCTTGCTCGCAGACAAGTACGCGTGCTTGAAAGGTGTCCGCCGTGAGATCCATTCCCTAAGATCGGAGCTGAGCAACATGCAAGCGGCGCTCCACAAGTATGCGTCACTCGAGGACCCTGACATCCAGGTGAAGGCCTGGATCACCGAGTTGAGGGAGCTTGCCTATGACATCGAGGACTGCATAGACAAGTTTATGCACCAACTTGGTGCCAACGGTGAGCAGCACCGCACCAGTAATAGCATCGAGGACTTCTTCAGGAAGAGTATACAACGTCTCAAAACTCTTGGCCCGAGGCATAATATTGCTGGCGAGATTGAGGAACTGAAGGCACGAGTTATCTCGGTGAGAGATCAAAAGAACAGCTACAAGCTTGACGATATTTTTTGCAGTAGCTCTAGCAATACTAATGCTTCTGTTGATCCACGGTTGGCTACTCTCTTCGCGGAAGAGAACCATCTTGTCGGTATAGATGGCCCAAGGGATGAACTTGTCAATTGGTTGGATGCAGAGAGCAGGTTGATAAAGTGTCGCAAGGTATTATCTATTGTGGGGTTTGGAGGTCTTGGGAAGACAACTCTAGCGAATGAGGTATATCGCAGGGTTAAAGTTTATTTTGACTGCCATGCATTTGTGTCAGTGTCACAAAAGCCCGATTTCAAGAATATCTTCAAGGATATAATATACAATATGCCTACGAAAGATGGTTTCCTCAAAGATATTGACACATGGAATGAAAAGAAATTTATTGAAAAGCTAAGAGAACTACTTGTGGATAAGAG GTATCTTGTTATAATTGATGATGTATGGTCTATTTCGGCATGGAAAGCTATCACGGTTGCATTCCCGGAGAATGACTGTTCCAGTACAATTATAGTTACTACACGCGTTTCCGATGTTGGATGGTCATGCTGCTTAAATGGCATTGACCGCAATTATCAGATGGAACCTCTAAGTGAAGTTCACTCTAGAAGACTATTTTGCAAGAGAATTTTCAGTACAAATGAGGATGGCTGCCCAGATATTTTACAGGAAGTTTCAACAGATATATTGAAGAAATGTGGCGGTCTTCCATTAGCAATTATTAGCATATCTGGCTTATTAGCAAATAGACCAGTTATCAAGGAAGAGTGGGAGAAAGTGAAAGAATCGATTGGTTTTGCATTGGACAAGAACCAAAATCTAGAAGGAATGAAAATCATACTGTCCCTTAGCTTTAATGACCTTCCAAACTATCTCAAGACTTGTTTGCTATATTTGAGCATATTTCCAGAGGATTGTATTATTGAAAGAAACATGGTAGTATGGCGATGGATAGCTGAAGGCTTTATCTCTGAAGATTGTGGGCAGAAATTGGAAGATGTTGCGGAGAGCTACTTTTATGAGCTCATCAACAAAAGTCTGGTTCAACCTGTGGACATTGGTTTTGATGGTAAGGCTCGTGCATGCCGTGTCCATGATATAATGCTTGAATTTATCTCCTCAAAAGCAACAGAAGAGAATTTTGTTACATTATTAGGTGGCCAAACTAGAAAAACGAAGTCGCATCATTATGTTCGGCGATTATCCATTCAGGACACTAATAATCATTTGTCAACTCTGTTAGCAAACAAAAATTTATGCCATGTTCGATCCCTACACTGCTTTGGTGGGAACATAATTTTTTTGCCCCAGCTTTCCCGGTTTGAGGTTCTACGAGTATTGGATTTTCATGGCTCTCAAGGTTTAGAGCAGTATTTGGAAAATATAGACAAGCTATTCCAGCTTGAGTACTTAAGCCTTTGTTGTTCAAACATATCACATATACCAACACAAATTGCAAAGCTCCAAAATTTGGTGACGCTGGACCTTCGCCAAACATGCATAGAAGAGTTTCCCACTGAATTTTGCCGATTGATAAAGCTACAACATCTTCTCGGAGATCGGATGTTGAAGCTACCGGATGGAATTGGGAATATGAGGAATCTACAGGTGCTATCAGGCATTAATATAAGCAGTAGCTCAGCGAGCGCAGTGGCAGAACTTGGTGAGCTGACCAGTTTGAGGGACCTCAAAATAAGTTTGTCTGATAAACTCAGCAAGTGCAAGACAAAAGAAGAGATGTTACTCGCCTCACTTTGTAAACTAAGCAGCTACAAACTCCAATCATTGCACATTATAGATCACAGTACCGATGATTTCTTAGAACGTTGGTTCCCTATCCCTTGTTTCCTCCGATTGTTTCACATGATCACTGACTACTATCTCCTGCAACTTCCAAAGTGGGTTAAACCGTCTCTCACCAAAATGGCATACCTTAGCATAAATTTACGTGAGATAAAGGAGGAAGATATGGAAACACTTGGAGACCTGCCAGCCTTACTCAGTCTAGAAATATGGCTGGAACCTGACCCAAAAGAACAGCTTACAGTCCAAAGCACAGGATTCCTATTTCTTAAGGAgtttgtccttgcttgtagcGATCACAATGGTGGACCATACCTTACGTTTGAGAAAGGGGCTATGCCAAAGCTGGAGAAGCTTGAGATTCCATTTCACGTTTTAATGGCAGAACCCCATGATTTCTATTTTGGCATCAACAACCTCCAACATCTCAAAGAAGTGGAGGTATTTATCTACTGTGTGGGCGCTGAAGATTCTGATGCTGAGGCTGCGGTGGCTGCCATCAGGAGCGAAGCAAATGCAAATCCCAACCATCCTAGACTTGCGATCAAGGAAGCATACGTCGAAGAGATCAGTAACAAAGAGTGTGATGATAACAAGGATGCAGAGGATCAGCAAGGCGGTGTTACTGACAACTAA
- the LOC127786065 gene encoding uncharacterized protein LOC127786065 — translation MDVVISALASDIISRFMSFLISKYGNNSCLKNKLERLQHLLLRVHMVVEEAEGRYITNAGMLMQLKMLTEAMYKGYHVFDTYGPLELIKEAGEVSDSYALDFHYVRRFHLSGGTIVSREVKSSLENLETVLDNLKEFVSLLNGCERIFRNPYSTYLYIDNFMFGRQVERQQIMSILMLDDHPKIPAVLPIIGGCRVGKKTLVWSVCSDERIRSYFSTILHFGGDDIKKFDERKVMPLKTLITVEFISDISDCEWLNFYSLVASSGNGSKVIIISRLEKLARFGTVNPIELRNFSHEEYSYLFNVLAFGSSNPLDHPRLAIIGKEIARTLQGSLVAINIYANVLRNNFSVPFWIRVLNLYRGMMESNLSLYGEHPKSLLQKDGTIIDITAFCPSLATNSLRITLLTGEKFKYDNKRELPIMEFGDIIAGSVTMPMKFQLVWESRLAPYTVISATCGAEELLSTTSARKKRKIVCTS, via the coding sequence ATGGATGTTGTCATTTCTGCATTAGCGAGTGACATCATTAGCCGATTCATGTCATTCCTTATCAGTAAGTATGGAAACAACTCATGTTTGAAGAACAAACTTGAGAGACTGCAACATCTTCTTCTAAGGGTTCATATGGTTGTTGAGGAGGCAGAAGGACGATACATCACAAATGCAGGGATGCTGATGCAACTCAAGATGCTTACAGAGGCTATGTATAAAGGCTACCATGTCTTTGACACATATGGTCCCTTAGAGCTTATTAAAGAAGCAGGGGAGGTGAGTGACTCATATGCCCTGGATTTCCATTATGTAAGACGATTTCATCTATCTGGTGGCACAATTGTTAGCAGGGAGGTGAAGAGTTCATTAGAAAATTTAGAAACCGTTCTTGATAACCTAAAGGAATTTGTTTCACTCCTAAATGGATGCGAACGGATATTCCGCAATCCATATAGTACATATCTTTACATTGACAACTTCATGTTTGGACGTCAAGTCGAAAGGCAACAAATCATGAGCATATTGATGCTAGATGATCATCCTAAGATCCCAGCTGTGCTGCCTATAATTGGTGGTTGTAGAGTAGGTAAGAAGACACTAGTTTGGAGTGTTTGTAGTGATGAGAGGATCCGCTCTTACTTTTCTACCATTCTGCATTTCGGTGGCGATGATATTAAGAAATTTGATGAACGCAAGGTTATGCCTCTCAAGACATTAATTACTGTTGAATTTATTTCAGACATAAGTGACTGTGAATGGTTGAATTTTTATTCTTTAGTAGCCTCCTCTGGTAACGGAAGCAAGGTTATAATCATAAGTAGGCTTGAGAAACTAGCAAGGTTTGGGACTGTAAACCCCATTGAACTTAGGAACTTTTCACATGAGGAGTACAGCTACCTTTTCAACGTTCTCGCATTTGGAAGCTCGAACCCATTGGATCACCCCCGGTTAGCGATAATAGGGAAGGAAATAGCAAGAACATTGCAGGGGTCACTTGTCGCCATAAACATATATGCTAATGTTCTGAGGAATAATTTCAGTGTTCCATTTTGGATCCGTGTGCTGAACCTATACAGAGGGATGATGGAGAGCAACTTGTCCTTGTATGGTGAACACCCTAAATCTCTACTTCAGAAAGATGGAACTATTATAGATATAACTGCATTTTGCCCGTCATTGGCTACAAACTCACTTCGAATCACACTGCTAACTGGTGAAAAATTCAAGTATGATAACAAAAGGGAATTACCCATCATGGAATTCGGCGATATAATAGCGGGCTCCGTAACCATGCCAATGAAGTTTCAGTTAGTTTGGGAATCACGGTTAGCCCCTTATACTGTTATTTCTGCAACTTGTGGTGCAGAGGAGCTTCTGTCAACAACCTCAGCAAGGAAGAAACGGAAGATTGTGTGTACTTCCTGA
- the LOC127786018 gene encoding disease resistance protein Pik-2-like isoform X2 — translation MDAVVSVSHGALGPLLGKLSTLLADKYACLKGVRREIHSLRSELSNMQAALHKYASLEDPDIQVKAWITELRELAYDIEDCIDKFMHQLGANGEQHRTSNSIEDFFRKSIQRLKTLGPRHNIAGEIEELKARVISVRDQKNSYKLDDIFCSSSSNTNASVDPRLATLFAEENHLVGIDGPRDELVNWLDAESRLIKCRKVLSIVGFGGLGKTTLANEVYRRVKVYFDCHAFVSVSQKPDFKNIFKDIIYNMPTKDGFLKDIDTWNEKKFIEKLRELLVDKR, via the coding sequence ATGGATGCCGTGGTGAGTGTCTCACATGGGGCACTGGGGCCACTGCTGGGCAAGCTCAGTACCTTGCTCGCAGACAAGTACGCGTGCTTGAAAGGTGTCCGCCGTGAGATCCATTCCCTAAGATCGGAGCTGAGCAACATGCAAGCGGCGCTCCACAAGTATGCGTCACTCGAGGACCCTGACATCCAGGTGAAGGCCTGGATCACCGAGTTGAGGGAGCTTGCCTATGACATCGAGGACTGCATAGACAAGTTTATGCACCAACTTGGTGCCAACGGTGAGCAGCACCGCACCAGTAATAGCATCGAGGACTTCTTCAGGAAGAGTATACAACGTCTCAAAACTCTTGGCCCGAGGCATAATATTGCTGGCGAGATTGAGGAACTGAAGGCACGAGTTATCTCGGTGAGAGATCAAAAGAACAGCTACAAGCTTGACGATATTTTTTGCAGTAGCTCTAGCAATACTAATGCTTCTGTTGATCCACGGTTGGCTACTCTCTTCGCGGAAGAGAACCATCTTGTCGGTATAGATGGCCCAAGGGATGAACTTGTCAATTGGTTGGATGCAGAGAGCAGGTTGATAAAGTGTCGCAAGGTATTATCTATTGTGGGGTTTGGAGGTCTTGGGAAGACAACTCTAGCGAATGAGGTATATCGCAGGGTTAAAGTTTATTTTGACTGCCATGCATTTGTGTCAGTGTCACAAAAGCCCGATTTCAAGAATATCTTCAAGGATATAATATACAATATGCCTACGAAAGATGGTTTCCTCAAAGATATTGACACATGGAATGAAAAGAAATTTATTGAAAAGCTAAGAGAACTACTTGTGGATAAGAGGTAA